From Quercus robur chromosome 8, dhQueRobu3.1, whole genome shotgun sequence:
TAGGAGTCATGGGGTTTTTGCTTCGATAATAAGTGATATCAAAGTCAACTGCATCTTCTTGTTTGCCCAAATAAGCACTCGAAGCCTTAACATAGCGCATGAGAATTCCGTTATACAATTCTACACCGCACATTGCTTTAGGCTCCATTTCAATTAACTTCTGCACATCTTGGATAAAGCTCTTAGCCAGGAACAAGCTAATACTAAATGTCGTTTGGTGAAAAAAAGCACCATTGACTCTGCGATCCCATGCACAAGCTGAATTGTGATGGCTATCTAGGCATGTTCCTGATGCTTGAAGGCGGTTGTGAAATCCAACAACGGGATAGCCCGTAAAGTGGTCATCTGTAAGTCCAAAATCAAGAATTGTTTTTAGAATTGGGGACAAATAACAATCAACAACTAATGCAAATAACTTAATTTGGTAGTTTTTTAAGCACATGAAAATAGCAATACCATTGTTACTTAAACCATAAGCAGTATTCAGGAGTtttgaagtaattttttttgcactGGCGCACTTCCCATTGGCATAACTCAGGTGCTCTAGAAGTTCCTCTATTTTAAAAAGCACAAAACAAACACTGTCAAAACAATTACACTTTTATTACAATACCAAAAATCAAATGGTAGTTCTAAAGTAGGTAAATGCTTTTTGGTTAACCTAAGGTTCTGATAGAGCCCAGTTCGAGTGAAGGTATGGGGCGGAATGAGATTGAATTGTATAGACCATTGCCAGATGTGTTTGTGGAGACACGATCGTCGATACGATAGACTGCCTTGCGTTGACTAGGATACCAAATTATATCCGCAAACTCATGTTGATGACCAAAACTAGCCACTTGATCTCCCAAGTTTGAATCATTTTTTGTCAAGTAGATGATGGATCTCTTGAAGAGGGGTTGTAGTTTTAGAGTGACCTGCAAAGTGAGTGTTTTCCACTTTGAGCTTTCACTTCGACAGTTTGACAGATGATAAGATGAAGAGTCGACTGAATTTGTCACCCAAATCTTTATTAATGCTTTAGATGCAAATATGAACTAGACTTATAATTGGTTAATTATAAAAGCATTCTCTCAAGAATCCCAAAAAGAAAGTTTGGCTTGATTAACAAATTCCAGCAAGCATTTTTCAAGCATTTTACTAAGATCAAACTTCCTGGATGACCCAGAAATTCCcttttgtcatatatatatcaagCTACAAATCATACCTGTGAAATGACTCCAAGAACTCCAAGTGAAACTTTAGCTGCATTGAAATCTTTGTCACCATCTTTGAGCCTCCGAACCTTTACATAACCATCTTCAGCGCCACCAGGACTAACAATTTGAAGTTCCAGAAGGTAATCATGGACCGAGCTTCCGTTAGCCCACAATGTGCTACCGTGTGCACCAGTACTCAATAGGCCCCCAATTGTCAAACCCCACCAATATGGTGTATAAGGCAAGGCTAGACCGGCCTTGGCAGCCTCATTGATTAGCTGCCTCAATGTCACACCGCTCTCTATGGTCATGGTCATAGCTTCAACATCAATCTTTAACATATGATTAAGATACTTGGTGCTTATTAACAGCCCTTCTTGGCCGTCTGGACAAACTAGCTTGGGAATGCTGTGTGAAAAACATGTTGCCACTTTCATTTTCCTTCTGTTCTTGGTTGCTTCTGCCATTATTGAAATGAGCTCTTGCTCAGTGGTGGGGTACGCCACCTCAGCTGCTCGACAAGTGCTTCGATCCGGGAAGGCACCATAGGAGTTTGTGATGGTACAGTTTGTATTCTCTGATGAGCATTTGATGGGTTCCTCTGGGGGGCTACAACTATAACACGCAACAAAGATTAACAGGAAGACACTAGTTGTTTTTGAGCGTAACAATACCATGTTTTGGAGTTTGGTGGTGCTTAATTTTGTGTTGGTAATTTAGCAATATAggtgcttttatttatttatggggtTCCAGGTTCGAATCCGTAAACTTTGAGATAAGCTTTTAGAGAAATGAGCAAGAAAATGTTAACTAATTTTCACTAAAGGTATCTTAATGATTACAAGAGAGTTCTGGCCGGCTCTGTTCATAATAGACTTAGAGCAGAGCCTGAAGCTGCCGTGTCTTGTGCTGTCTAGTGGCTTTTAGCCTGTGTTCTATTTGGTTGAATATGCAAATTTGTATCTTTGGTGAaagacaaaatttcaaaaaaaataaatgcaggaAAGAAGCCAAAAACAGGTTCAGAATAACAACACAAAAACTGCGGGGGAGGCCTGCTGGCAGGACTCGAATCTGCTTTCAGCGGGTATAATAACATGTCTAACATGCAAACCATTGGATCACACACATCTTTTTGGttaagaatgaaaaatgaataaatataaaccaatttaagtatcaaatatattaacaaattaaatgACACATCATGGTTTGACCACAGTTGAACCTCGGTCTGACTTCAAAAATCTCGAACCTTTCCCTTTTCTGGTTTATTAAACAATTTGGGTTCCAAAACCATGCTCAATGGTATAAGCCATTGATGCAATCGCTTGAGGcctcaagtaaaaaaaaagatccCTAAATTTTAACTTAATTTGGCTGAAATATTAAccaataaataaagtaatatatttttttttatcagatgaaaacaaacaaaaaaaagaggaaaaaataatacgtccacaacatttttgacAATACTTATACAATAATCCTAAATAGCAGGTTGTTATAGGCTGTTATtgatagcaaaaaaataattttagtagtgggttcaaatagaaatcaagaAACAACTTAcacctaaaatttattgtaaaaaatattgcgaatgtagcacttctcaaaaaaaagaagaagtgctACATTAGTTGAGAAAGTCACATTAGTTGAGTTAACAAACTTTTGTTAATTCTTATCTAGgtccaccactaacatcactcttttacttaccattatcaatttgtcacatcaacaaatgtaaaaagtttagtcaagttttttgtgtttataaactttcttccaaaaaaaaaaaaaaaaattctatgtgatTCATGttaattaatagtaattttgcatataaaataagataataaatttttgccttaggccccaaatacATCAAGCTGCCCTTGCCTAAGCTAAGCATATATATGGGGGGAGCTTTATTATCCTAGGAGACtatgaaaacaaacaaaaattcaaacccaatgCTAAATCAAATTTATCTACACATTATGCAAATTACATCTCAGATAATCCAGCAGTTGAATCCAGCTTTTGCAAGAGAGCATCAACATAAACAAGGCAATCTCGGAATCTCCTTCAATCTGCACCTTTGAGGCTTCCATGGAATTTGCCACTTGTCACGCCCATTTAAAAGCATGTAACTCTGCTACTGATGCTGGGATAGAAGAATTAGTCCTGGATATTGCAGCGGCTAATACAATCCCTTCATTGTTCCTAGCAACAACAGTAATCACAGCCCCAAAAGAATCAATGCCTAGCATCATAATTCAATTTTGTAGCCTTACCTGAATGCTTGGACCATCTGGTGATTCGGGTTGCTTGAGCAAGGGAGGACACGAGCTAGTGAATTCAAGTGGTCTTGCATATCCAGGCCGATTTGGAGATTTATTCGCTGCAAGTTTGGGATCAATCTCTGGGAAAAGTAATAAATTTCTTGGCTTCCAGATTTTATCAAGCATCAAGGCTGTGAACATAACAAAATGATGTAGGACAgaatttactatttagtttttgtaatttattaattttggtatttttatgtaaaaaacgttattttaggtttagggcatttatttccttgtttttagttgcttttaatgttttttatgtCAAATTTGGTTCGTGTTATAGTTAGATATCAATTAGGaattattttacattatattttcttgtttgtcaAGTTTTACAAAACCCTTAAATAGACCCCTAAGtctgtacacgttttttgaataattattcaatcaattaaattcagacttttgtctttctattttctagtgttttgtttcttattttctagaGGTAGATGTGTTCTACTTCTTTTGGCTTCCGCATCCCGCATCAGTTGGTATAAGAGCCTTAACTTATCTTGGTTTGGTGGCTGACGTATGAGACGGTAGCAATTTTGGTAACAGAAAACTTAGCAAGTATTACATGACGTACAACTAGTACTCACAAAAACTTTATTTGCTAAGATGTTGTCGTTGGAGCATGGAAACAATAGGGATAACTGTTGCGGAGACATAACTCACGGACAACTTATTGGTAAGCAAATTTCATATAGGCCTTATAAAAGAATTGcaagttttaatggtttttttttttaaaagaagattttcttgattggttACTTGATCTAGATGATTTATTTGAATATGGGAATATTTGTTATGAGAAAAAAGTTGGACTTGCTTTGTATAAATTTAGTAAGTATGCCTTACGTTGGtgggaatgagtacaatctgaTAGAATTTGATAAGGTAAAGGCAAAATTCGTTCATGGCTAAGGATGAAAAAGATGCTTGCTATCAAATTTTATCGTTTTGATTGTGAAGAAATCTTGTCATATATAATGCAAGAGTATTATTGGCCAAGAAGTTCATACTTGAATTATTTTAAAGAGCCAAATATACCACCATTAAAGGAAGAATTGcatgttgaagaaaatattattcttGAAGAATATGTagaagtaaaagaagaaaatatagagTTTTTGAGGAAATTGATGAAGGCCTTGTTATAGAAGAGGAACTTGAAATCAAGATTGTGAAGGAGATTAATGAAGACCCTATTATAGAGAAAGATCTTGAGGTCGAGATAGTAGAAACcgttaaagaagaaattatagaGGAAGTTGTCAACGATATCGATGAGGTCAAGTTAGATGATTGCAATGTTCAAGCTCCTACTATTTGGTGGGAGACACCgaaacaaattttattgattttattggggTGGAAAGATTTGATGTGATTATTGACTCTTATTTGATGAATATTGTTAATTGCATGAAGATCAAGGGACAAGCAGTTCAAGTTGCTCAATTGACGACTTTCAAGTTTGGCAAGAAGATAAGGAAGATTAAGTATCCAAAGTATTTGTTCTCTTGGCATGGAAGATTTCAGATTTCAAAGATGAACTCGAGGACGAGTTTGTTTCAAGTAGAGGGGTTTGATGTAGGacataatttactatttaatttatgaattttggtatttttatgtaaaaaatgttattttaggtttagggcatttatttccttgtttttaggtgcttttgatactttttaggtcaaatttggttcctatTATAGTTAGgttattttacattatattttcttgtctatcAAGTTTTACAGAGTCCTTAAATAGGCCCCTAAGTCTGTACATgttttttaaacaattattcaattaataaaattcagagttttgtctttctattttctggtggattccagactctttctccttgtggattcaaggttATTTTTAGAAGCAAACATGTTTTGCTCTTGTTTTCTAGAAGTAGACGTGTTCTACTGTTTCAAGCTTCCGCATCCCACATCACAAAATTATAGCAATCCCCACTTGGACCTCCCTAAAATTTAGATGGCTGTACTAGGCAGCGATGTGACAAGCAACTCAAATATGGTACAAACTACTTTATTCCATATCATGTACacatttctatatataaaaaaatgagtaaGACTTAAGTACAATACTTAGGCGTTATTACTTAGATTCTCCTTTTAATATTctgtcatgtggattttttctaataagatagaattatattttttaattaagcaGTCATATGACTAAATCTTAAGAGGGGAACTTAAGAAATagcacctaaggtactgtacctaagttttgtcataaaaaaataatgtacaCATTATGTGcacattttgtttgtttgcttgatTTGATGAATATTACACCCATTTCTAAAGATATTTCCAAGTCATTACCTGTAAACCCCAatacaaagaaaaggaaattaaaaaaaattgagtataAAAAGGCGGTTTGGTAATTGTTGTGCAAATGTCACTTTAAGGATTCaaatcaataacaataaaaataaaaataaataacaagggctcagaggctcttttattttttgagtaaggattaatttagagcatttattagcACAAACACAAAAAGCACAGTTATTTATGTCATTCGATAGTATGCTTGATTCTTTTGCTAAGTGAATTGCACACTAGCCAGCACCTTACTATCTTGCTTGAAACATGCTGGTTAAACAATCCTTTAAGCCaaattgcttctttttttgcCTTTGTATCCGCCATATATTCTGCCTCTGTAATGGATGGTGAAACTATATCATGTAGAGTAGACTTCTAGTAGATTGGAACTTtaacaaacataaatatttgTCATCCCATGGACATTGTAGAATCAAGATCTTTTGCATAATCACAATCCACACAACCCATAGCTTCAGAAGAAGGTCTTCCCATAGGTTCTAAAGAAGGTCTTTAATTTGATCGAAAAGAATACCATGGTCTAGTGCTTGCAAGATATCCACTTTTCTGAATTCCAATACTCTTTTCTTGGATCTATCATAGACCTATTGGCCACATTAACTGCATGATAAAGATTAGTATAAAAATTTAGACCTTGGAAAACACcatatgtttaacctaatttattaACCAAAttgttacttaggttaattattcagATTTAGGTTAAACATTCATCACACATAACATACACAATAGAAAACTAAATAACACAATATGTGATGCACAGGGAAACCAATGAAACAActcgtttcaaggtaaaaaacctaTGGGGAACTATCCCAAGAGAACAATCTACTATATCAAATTGAGATTTACAATCAAGAATACCAATTCATAGTAAATCTAACACAGTTACCAAACTGGACTCTGAACTCCTTAGACTTCTTTAAGCTTGGACTTACTATCACTTGAATCTCTAATTCACGTCTTGATCTTTAGTACACTTGATAGCTAAAGTTTAACTGCAACTTTTACTCTAACGGTACTAGCAATATCAGTTTGATCTCTGGTAGGTGCTTGATAgagttagaaggtacaaaatCTCACCGATCTCACAAGAGTAACtctcaaaacttgaaaaaagTGTATTagagttttccttttatacctagtAGTGTTAGATTCAAACCCTAAACAATTTGCGGGTTGTTAGGCTTTCTGTAAAATTCTATAGATTTGCATGCAATTCAATCGGTTGAgcctagggatggcaatttttccccgccccgcttaacccgcccctccccgcttcgccccaagcgggttttccccgccccgcaaaggtagtggggtggggatggggcaagattttagccccgtaccacggggcggggcggggatgggtttagctttttagacccaccccgccccaCCCCTCCCcgtccccgccccgccccgcgtTACTaaaggttataattgtaaatttttcataccctaaaaccctactatttaaacaaacatattaatattagcatattttattctacccaatgtgattctctacctttattttgttatgtgttatactatgagatttttatttatttatttatttttaatgattgtcttgttaaacacttgaatatattattcaattttttctaaaaattgatttgatatgatgggataaatttagttgtaattctaagtatatttttattaatgaaataggtttcattaaaaaaattgtactagttgtagggcaaattaacaaaaagtagagttttacggggtAGGGCGGGGCTTCGTGGGGccccaaggggcggggatggggtgagaaagtattcc
This genomic window contains:
- the LOC126696836 gene encoding probable L-gulonolactone oxidase 6 — translated: MVLLRSKTTSVFLLIFVACYSCSPPEEPIKCSSENTNCTITNSYGAFPDRSTCRAAEVAYPTTEQELISIMAEATKNRRKMKVATCFSHSIPKLVCPDGQEGLLISTKYLNHMLKIDVEAMTMTIESGVTLRQLINEAAKAGLALPYTPYWWGLTIGGLLSTGAHGSTLWANGSSVHDYLLELQIVSPGGAEDGYVKVRRLKDGDKDFNAAKVSLGVLGVISQVTLKLQPLFKRSIIYLTKNDSNLGDQVASFGHQHEFADIIWYPSQRKAVYRIDDRVSTNTSGNGLYNSISFRPIPSLELGSIRTLEELLEHLSYANGKCASAKKITSKLLNTAYGLSNNDDHFTGYPVVGFHNRLQASGTCLDSHHNSACAWDRRVNGAFFHQTTFSISLFLAKSFIQDVQKLIEMEPKAMCGVELYNGILMRYVKASSAYLGKQEDAVDFDITYYRSKNPMTPRLYEDILEEVEQLALFKYGALPHWGKNRNLAFDGTINKYKNAREFLKVKEVYDPFGLFSSAWTDQILGLKNGVTIAKEGCALEGLCICSEDIHCAPKKGYYCRLGKVYKDAKVCTRITSKINICDVS